TGCCCGTCGCCAGTGTTTCTCCCATCGGACGGTCCGAGAGGGACAGATCGTACGCGAAGTTGTAGGTTGCTATCGGGTCATAGCGCTCACACAGCGACGCCCACCAGTCGGTGTCGACGGACTGATCGAATCCAGATATTTTTGTCGGGACTCTGACCCGGTCACCCAACTCAGTGGCGATGTCAGCCTCGACCTGCCGGGCGATACGGCCGTCGGCGACAGTCCGGAGGTGGGCAGCTCTGTCAGCCCCCTGCTCGCGGAGCCGCGTCTCCAGCCGCCAAGAGCGAGTGACGCCGACCTTGATGACATCCGGCGCGAACGCCGCCAGATACACCGCGTGTTCCTCGTCGCAGGTGTCAAGTGGCTTGTTGCAGTCCCCGGTACAGCGGGCACACGGCCAGATGTCGGTGTGTTCCGGGCAGTACGGGGCGGACTCGTTGTCGCAGTGAAAATGCCGGTCCCCGTCGACCGCGCCGGCGCAGTGGCGCTCGCCGAGCGTGTAGGAGAGTTCAGTTCCCGGCTCCAGTCGCTCAGTGGTGACGCGCCCGTCCTCGGCCAACAGGAGCGCGGCGTGTTCGTCGACCCGTGCGCGGTAGCCCACGACCTGCACGTCCGGCGGTTCGGCGCGGAGCCGCAAATGGCTGCCGGGACGACGTTTTGTGTTCGTCTGTCATATATTTGCACATGGCAGACCTACAGCTCCGAAGCCCGGCCTTCAGCGACGGCGACCGTATCCCCGAGGAACACGGCTACTCGGCAGCGAACACGAACCCCCCGCTGGAGGTGGAGAACGTCCCGTCAGATGCGTCGTCACTTCTCCTCATCGTTGACGACCCGGACGCCGAAGAGCCGGCCGGGAAGGTGTGGGACCACTGGATTATCTGGAACATCCCGGCCGACATCGGGCAAATTCCGGAGGGCTGGGAGCCCGATGCGGCCACAGAGGGACAAAACGACTTCGGCGAGGTCGGCTGGGGCGGTCCGAACCCACCGGACCGGGAGCACACGTACCGGTTCCTGCTGTACGCGCTAGATACAACGCTCGACCTCTCCGCGGCAGCAGACAAGGACGACGTGTACGACGCGGCTAGCGGTCACGTCGTGGAAAAAGCGCAATTAAACGGTACGTATCCAGCGTAATCCCGCCCTCAGAGTTCTTCGAGCAGTTCGCGGGTCGACTGTCGTACGGCGTCGTCGCTCGACTGTTCTGGCTCCCAGCCCAGCGCCGAGAGCTTGTCGACGGAGAGGCGCATCCGGGGCACGTCGCCGGTCCAGCCGCGGTCGCCGCCGGTGTACTCGTACTCGGGGTCGATGCCCATCTCGTCGGCGACGATACTGGCGATGCGGTCGACTGATGTGGTCGTCCGCGTCCCGAGATTGAACACGTTGTGGTCTTTGTCGGCGTGCTCGACAGCGAACAGCATCGCGTCGATGCATTCGGAACTGTGCATGTAGGACTTCTCCTGACGGCCGTCGCCGAGAATCGTCAGCGTCGACGGGTCCTCGGTGAGCTTCTCGATGAAGTCCGGAATCACCGCGCCGCGCAGGCGCGGGCCGACGATGTTCGCAAACCGGAACACCCACGATTGGATGTCGTGGCTGTGGGCGTACGTCGAGACAAGCGACTCCTCGGCGAGTTTCGTCGCGCCGTAGACGCTGATCGGCTCAAGCGGCGCGTAGTCCTCCGGCGTCGGCCGCGGTGCTTCGCCGTATACCGTGGACGACGACGTAAACACGAGATTTTCGACGCCGACTTCCTGCAGTCGTTCGAGGATGTTGTACGTGATATCGCTGTTGTCCTCGAACTGGCGACGGGGCGTGTCCGTGTCGACCAGTTTCGACGCCGCTAGATGGACGACGAGGTCGACATCGCTCGTGATTGCTTCGGCGACCACATCCGGGTCAGTGAGGTCGCCGTCGAGGTACGTGGCGTCCTCGTGAACCCATTCAGACTGCCCGTTAGATTCGTTGTCGACGACAGTAACGTCGTTGTTCGAAACGAGGCGTTCGACCAGATGTGACCCGATAAAGCCCGCCCCACCGGTGACGACTATTCGCTTCTCTGATACGTCCATGGTTGCGATGCTTCCCAGTCGAGAAAAAACGTTGTGGTCGCGGCCGATTCCAGTGGAACCCGTACCGGATGACAACGTCGTTTTATAGCTTCCCCTGTGAGAGACGGCTATGACTCGATTCACTCGCCGTGGCGTTCTTTCGGCGACGACTGTTGCCCTCGGCGCGATAGCCGGTTGTTCCGGCGGCAGTTCGGAAGGGGAGCCGACTGGGAGCGCGGAGACGCCGACCCCTATCCCGGGCCAACCGCTCTCGACGCCAGTGGCTGGCGACCCCGAGGCTGACGTGACGGTCACGGT
The Haloarcula sp. CBA1129 genome window above contains:
- a CDS encoding YbhB/YbcL family Raf kinase inhibitor-like protein, with protein sequence MADLQLRSPAFSDGDRIPEEHGYSAANTNPPLEVENVPSDASSLLLIVDDPDAEEPAGKVWDHWIIWNIPADIGQIPEGWEPDAATEGQNDFGEVGWGGPNPPDREHTYRFLLYALDTTLDLSAAADKDDVYDAASGHVVEKAQLNGTYPA
- a CDS encoding NAD-dependent epimerase/dehydratase family protein, which codes for MDVSEKRIVVTGGAGFIGSHLVERLVSNNDVTVVDNESNGQSEWVHEDATYLDGDLTDPDVVAEAITSDVDLVVHLAASKLVDTDTPRRQFEDNSDITYNILERLQEVGVENLVFTSSSTVYGEAPRPTPEDYAPLEPISVYGATKLAEESLVSTYAHSHDIQSWVFRFANIVGPRLRGAVIPDFIEKLTEDPSTLTILGDGRQEKSYMHSSECIDAMLFAVEHADKDHNVFNLGTRTTTSVDRIASIVADEMGIDPEYEYTGGDRGWTGDVPRMRLSVDKLSALGWEPEQSSDDAVRQSTRELLEEL
- a CDS encoding DUF2797 domain-containing protein, encoding MRLRAEPPDVQVVGYRARVDEHAALLLAEDGRVTTERLEPGTELSYTLGERHCAGAVDGDRHFHCDNESAPYCPEHTDIWPCARCTGDCNKPLDTCDEEHAVYLAAFAPDVIKVGVTRSWRLETRLREQGADRAAHLRTVADGRIARQVEADIATELGDRVRVPTKISGFDQSVDTDWWASLCERYDPIATYNFAYDLSLSDRPMGETLATGTVRGTKGRVAVIANNGSVYAVDLRQLVGYELTDGGTDRDLQSSLGAFG